From the Chiroxiphia lanceolata isolate bChiLan1 chromosome Z, bChiLan1.pri, whole genome shotgun sequence genome, one window contains:
- the LOC116780199 gene encoding E3 ubiquitin-protein ligase Topors-like isoform X4: protein MAEEVSPEGGTSSPAASTNQVPQAVPPRGSECPICLDIIKDQVSVSWCRHTFCFSCILEWSCIRPVCPNCQEPFQYLFRKVGDNNYEVYYIRFDRPNRAQRARRRSAGRRRNRFTGRQQRSSSSRERGTGRARTRERERSRSSRRHHRSHSRGQHAQDYDSSSSRSRQQSWAEDTSTDTSSDEDHAERPEQDAPARLRRSDRHQQGHQVSSREPQATRSRSRRTSHSPDGHRGR from the exons ATGGCAGAGGAGGTCTCACCAGAAGGCGGCACCTcttcccctgctgccagcaccaaCCAGGTGCCCCAGGCTGTGCCTCCACGTGGTTCCGAGTGCCCAATCTGCCTGGACATTATTAAGGACCAAGTCTCTGTGAGCTGGTGCAGACatactttctgcttttcttgcatACTAGAATGGTCTTGCATCAGACCTGTTTGCCCAAATTGCCAGGAGCCTTTTCAGTACCTCTTCCGCAAGGTGGGAGACAACAATTACGAGGTGTACTACATTAGGTTTGACAG GCCTAATCGAGCACAGAGAGCTCGTCGCCGCTCTGCAGGAAGGAGGCGGAATCGCTTCACAGGCCGCCAGCAGCGCAGCTCTTCCAGCAGGGAGCGTGGCACTGGCCGTGCCAGGACCCGAGAGAGGGAACGAAGCAGGTCCTCAAGGCGGCACCACAGGAGCCACAGCAGGGGTCAGCACGCCCAGGACTACGACTCCTCGAGCAGCAGGAGCCGGCAGCAGAGTTGGGCTGAAGACACGTCTACTGACACCTCTAGTGATGAGGACCACGCTGAAAGGCCTGAACAGGATGCCCCAGCCCGCTTGAGGAGGAGCGACCGGCATCAACAGGGACACCAGGTTTCCTCCCGGGAGCCCCAGGCAACAAGGAGCCGATCCCGGCGGACATCCCACAGTCCTGATGGTCACAGGGGCAGGTAG
- the LOC116780199 gene encoding E3 ubiquitin-protein ligase Topors-like isoform X3, translating to MAEEVSPEGGTSSPAASTNQVPQAVPPRGSECPICLDIIKDQVSVSWCRHTFCFSCILEWSCIRPVCPNCQEPFQYLFRKVGDNNYEVYYIRFDRPNRAQRAHRRSAGRRQNRSTGRQQRSSSSRERGTGRARTRERERSRSSRRHHRSHSRGQHAQDYDSSSSRSRQQSWAEDTSTDTSSDEDHAERPEQDAPVRSGRSEHRQREQGGSSRESRVARSRSQRRSRSPDRRRNR from the coding sequence ATGGCAGAGGAGGTCTCACCAGAAGGCGGCACCTcttcccctgctgccagcaccaaCCAGGTGCCCCAGGCTGTGCCTCCACGTGGTTCCGAGTGCCCAATCTGCCTGGACATTATTAAGGACCAAGTCTCTGTGAGCTGGTGCAGACatactttctgcttttcttgcatACTAGAATGGTCTTGCATCAGACCTGTTTGCCCAAATTGCCAGGAGCCTTTTCAGTACCTCTTCCGCAAGGTGGGAGACAACAATTACGAGGTGTACTACATTAGGTTTGACAGGCCTAATCGAGCACAGAGAGCTCATCGCCGCTCTGCAGGAAGGAGGCAGAATCGCTCCACAGGCCGCCAGCAGCGCAGCTCTTCCAGCAGGGAGCGTGGCACTGGCCGTGCCAGGACCCGAGAGAGGGAACGAAGCAGGTCCTCAAGGCGGCACCACAGGAGCCACAGCAGGGGTCAGCACGCCCAGGACTACGACTCCTCGAGCAGCAGGAGCCGGCAGCAGAGTTGGGCTGAAGACACATCTACTGACACCTCTAGTGATGAGGACCACGCTGAAAGGCCTGAACAGGATGCCCCAGTCCGCTCAGGGAGGAGTGAGCACCGCCAACGAGAACAAGGGGGTTCCTCCCGGGAATCACGGGTGGCAAGGAGCCGATCCCAGAGGAGGTCCCGCAGTCCTGACAGGCGCAGGAACAGGTAG
- the LOC116780199 gene encoding E3 ubiquitin-protein ligase Topors-like isoform X1 → MDLPRAQAPDAVAERPGTSSPPSQFLLAHVRESQMAEEVSPGDGTSSPTASTNQVPQAVPPCDTENLMCPICMDTIKDQVSVSWCSHSFCFPCILQWSRNTAVCPICREPFQYLLRKVGDNNYEVYSIGYYISFVRPNRAQRARRRSAGRRRNRFTGRQQRSSSSRERGTGRARTRERERSRSSRRHHRSHSRGQHAQDYDSSSSRSRQQSWAEDTSTDTSSDEDHAERPEQDAPARLRRSDRHQQGHQVSSREPQATRSRSRRTSHSPDGHRGR, encoded by the exons ATGGACCTGCCGCGTGCCCAGGCTCCAGATGCTGTTGCTGAGAGGCCAGGAACCTCATCCCCGCCTTCCCAATTCCTGCTTGCACATGTCAGAGAG AGCCAGATGGCAGAGGAGGTCTCACCAGGAGATGGCACCTCTTCCCCCACTGCCAGCACCAACCAGGTGCCCCAGGCTGTGCCTCCATGTGACACAGAGAACCTAATGTGCCCTATCTGCATGGACACCATTAAGGACCAAGTCTCTGTGAGCTGGTGCAGCCactctttttgctttccttgcatACTGCAATGGTCCCGCAACACAGCTGTGTGCCCGATCTGCAGGGAGCCTTTCCAATACCTCCTCCGCAAGGTGGGAGACAATAATTATGAGGTGTACTCCATAGGGTACTACATCAGCTTTGTCAGGCCTAATCGAGCACAGAGAGCTCGTCGCCGCTCTGCAGGAAGGAGGCGGAATCGCTTCACAGGCCGCCAGCAGCGCAGCTCTTCCAGCAGGGAGCGTGGCACTGGCCGTGCCAGGACCCGAGAGAGGGAACGAAGCAGGTCCTCAAGGCGGCACCACAGGAGCCACAGCAGGGGTCAGCACGCCCAGGACTACGACTCCTCGAGCAGCAGGAGCCGGCAGCAGAGTTGGGCTGAAGACACGTCTACTGACACCTCTAGTGATGAGGACCACGCTGAAAGGCCTGAACAGGATGCCCCAGCCCGCTTGAGGAGGAGCGACCGGCATCAACAGGGACACCAGGTTTCCTCCCGGGAGCCCCAGGCAACAAGGAGCCGATCCCGGCGGACATCCCACAGTCCTGATGGTCACAGGGGCAGGTAG
- the LOC116780199 gene encoding E3 ubiquitin-protein ligase Topors-like isoform X2, with protein MAEEVSPGDGTSSPTASTNQVPQAVPPCDTENLMCPICMDTIKDQVSVSWCSHSFCFPCILQWSRNTAVCPICREPFQYLLRKVGDNNYEVYSIGYYISFVRPNRAQRARRRSAGRRRNRFTGRQQRSSSSRERGTGRARTRERERSRSSRRHHRSHSRGQHAQDYDSSSSRSRQQSWAEDTSTDTSSDEDHAERPEQDAPARLRRSDRHQQGHQVSSREPQATRSRSRRTSHSPDGHRGR; from the coding sequence ATGGCAGAGGAGGTCTCACCAGGAGATGGCACCTCTTCCCCCACTGCCAGCACCAACCAGGTGCCCCAGGCTGTGCCTCCATGTGACACAGAGAACCTAATGTGCCCTATCTGCATGGACACCATTAAGGACCAAGTCTCTGTGAGCTGGTGCAGCCactctttttgctttccttgcatACTGCAATGGTCCCGCAACACAGCTGTGTGCCCGATCTGCAGGGAGCCTTTCCAATACCTCCTCCGCAAGGTGGGAGACAATAATTATGAGGTGTACTCCATAGGGTACTACATCAGCTTTGTCAGGCCTAATCGAGCACAGAGAGCTCGTCGCCGCTCTGCAGGAAGGAGGCGGAATCGCTTCACAGGCCGCCAGCAGCGCAGCTCTTCCAGCAGGGAGCGTGGCACTGGCCGTGCCAGGACCCGAGAGAGGGAACGAAGCAGGTCCTCAAGGCGGCACCACAGGAGCCACAGCAGGGGTCAGCACGCCCAGGACTACGACTCCTCGAGCAGCAGGAGCCGGCAGCAGAGTTGGGCTGAAGACACGTCTACTGACACCTCTAGTGATGAGGACCACGCTGAAAGGCCTGAACAGGATGCCCCAGCCCGCTTGAGGAGGAGCGACCGGCATCAACAGGGACACCAGGTTTCCTCCCGGGAGCCCCAGGCAACAAGGAGCCGATCCCGGCGGACATCCCACAGTCCTGATGGTCACAGGGGCAGGTAG